ATTTATGAAAAACGTCCGTGGCACAATTttatattatcaaactcaataactaatcaaacaaacttaaaaagtaaaagtttcaaagaattaaataagtttaaattgagagttcgataacgtCTAAATGCACTGGCAGAGCCAGCCCAGATGATCTACCTTGAGTAGCCAATACGTGGCTCCACCCTTATTTAAATGCactaagtttaaattaaatttaaacttataaaaaaaatcaaactaagcttggataattattttaataatttaatttattttatgctcCACTCGACTATCTTATTAAACCAGTTTGTATTGTACAATTGACTTGTTTAGAGCCCTAGAGATGCCCCCATACTTAGGGTTACAAACGAGCCGAGTCGAGTTTTTGgagtgttcaaacttatttgataaagTAACTAAGCCAaatcgagccgagcttaaaatgaaccaagcttttgaaatgattgttcaaacttgtcttggtttattttttatgagtttcaacttgtttgaagcttggcttgtttaaatgttatcgagctctcaattcaagtttggcttgtttagatgttatcatgctctcaattcaagtttgtttgattgtttgaaaactttagttgtttgattggttgttgagcttgataatttaaatttatttgtttattttattttattttattatttatttaacatattgaaaagagttttattaattaatatgattCGTGAACGTTGTTCACAAATGCTattcacgaatattgttcacgaacgtcgtccacgaatattattcacgaacgttaacaagTTGAACATATattattcaagtttatttatttaatttaataagccGTTCAAAtttgattatttaattaattttatatatattaaatgaacataaataaaaaCTCTTACTAAATTGAACATCAAACTTATTCACCAACAAAAACTCTTATTAAActgaatattaaatttattttacggTGCTATCCATACTTCTCCAATTTTATATACCGATCGACAAACAAAATCTACCGTTCCCTCACTTCTCTTCATCAATCATCACATCCCTCTTCTTTCCCTCCTACAGGCTCTTTCTTTCCTCATCCTCTCTGCGGGGTTGTGGTGCTCCATGACGATGTTAGAGGCATGAGGTGCCCATGCCGCTCGCTCTTCCCGACCACCCCAACGCCACCTGCTGCGACCTGCTCTGCAGCGAGGACGCCACTGAGCTCGCCGAACACACGCTGTGTGAGGGCGGCGGcgactccgccgccgccgccgctgcgtGGCCCCCCGCCGAGTTTCCCGACTACTCGGACGAGTCCGTCGCCGGGTTCATCGAGGGCGCGGCCGATTACTCGCCCGGAAGCGGCTACTCCGACCGCTTCCGGTCCAACTCGCTCGACTTGGCCGCCCGCCAAGAGGCCGTCGCCTGGATCCTCAAGGTTCCCTCGTGTTTTCCTCGGCGCATGGTAGTTTGGAACAGCAGTTTCTTGTTAGATTGAGCCGGATCGCTTTGCTTTCTTTTTCTGGTGCATGCATTCCACCGCTTCCATCCACCGACGGCGTATCTCGCCGTGAACCACATGGATCGTTTCCTCTCTTCTCATCGGCTACCGGTGAGTCGAGTTTTAAGATTAAAGTTCAGGGCTTTGAAGCTCGCATAAATTTAACAATGAATACTGACGTGTTTGAGGATTTGAGGATTTTTTTTGGCTCAGAGTGGATGGAAGAGACCAGGAAACTAATATCTTCATGTTTTGGCTATGATTTGTATGCCCTTTTCCCCCTTTTTATGTACTTAAGTTTTGATAGATTGAAGGGGATCATTTAAAAATGAGATGAAGAAGATATATAAAGGACTATAGGAGATGATGGAGATTAAGATTTCAGAACAATCTTTCTGCTATTATGGAACTCGGTGTTGTTGGCTCCCTTAATTTGGAGATATGTGTGGATAATTAATCTCATATATGATAATTCTACTTGTGCAGCAAAATGAATGGGCGTTGCAACTTTTGTCAGTGGCATGCTTGTCTCTAGCTGCAAAGATGGATGAAGCATTTCTTCCATCTCTGTTAGACTTGCAGGTAGGTAATCAGATTCAAACTCTGTCTCATTGCAATGTATTTTACTTGATCATTTATTTTCTGCACTTCTTGCAATGTGCTTAGGTTGAGGGTGCAAAGTTCATCTTCGAGCCTCCAGCAATTCTCAGAATGGAGCTTCTTGTGCTGACTGCATTAAATTGGAGGCTTCGATCTGTGACTCCTTTCACTTTCATTGACTTCTTTGTTCATAAGATCGACACAACAGGAAAATATGCCCAATATTTGGTTGCATTAGCCACTGAAATTACACTTGCAACGTTGAAAGGTTAATTATTTGAGTATGAATGATAAGGagatctctatttttttttttttgctactaATCTGAAACATGTGGTGTAACAAAAATAAGGTTCTTGAGTCACTGCCCATCATCACTCGCTGCGGCTGCCACAATCCATGCAACTGATGGGATTATGGGTCTGGATTCGGCAGCATCTTGGTGCATTGGATTTATAGAGGTATATAAGAAGTTGATCGATGTTGAAGATGTGCTAAAGGATGCCATCAAATTTACATAGTGTGTTGtctttcttttttcttatatGCAGGAGGGGATTACTAATTGTTATCATTCACTGGAGAATGTTATAATCAATCGCTCAAGGAGGCCTTCCACTATACTTACATCGATTGACATTGACCAAAggacctcttcctcttcttcttcacctaaCAAAAGAAGGAAACTGAAGAACAATTGCTTATGGGTGGACAGTGTCAAGGAGAGCTTATAGGAATTTTTTGTTTGCTTTTTTTGGTCAAGGCTTTAGGAAGTGAAACCAGCTTTTTTGGGATTTGCAGCTTCCCCCTCATTTTTTAAGTGGGGTGATGTTAGTCTAGTGGTTAGGATAGCAGCTAAGGTGAGAGGACACATATTGGTTGTCTTTGCCCACCCCTTTTTTCTTCTTAAATTTCTTTAATTCATGACACTTTGCTAATTATTCAGAATAAAGTGCCATAGTGTTTGAGATCCTCAAGGGAGGGGGATCTTGTTTGTGTGTGGACATTGCTAAATATGAGGTCTGAATTGATTGTTGAATGAAGGAGAACAGCTGGTGGATCTTCTTTCTCTACAGTCACGACGATACTAGTTCTTACAGTGTGATTGTAAGCATCATGCATTTGTCAACCTGGAAAATGATGTGTATTCTTATTCAATAAAAGGAAATGCATCTCTTACTCGCTCTATTTGGATGCAAATTTCTGTGTGATTACAATCGAACTGGAAATTCAAATGAGGCTTTCATTGTCGATGGATTGGACTGACAACTTCCATCCGATAAGATGTAGATAATTTCCACTTGTTGATCGAGTTGGGTGACAACTTTTATCCATTACAAAAATTACCAGCTTTCTTTCTCAAAGGGTGCTCTAGCTTTTTTTGGGCCAGTACTCTTTTGGATGGAAGTACTGTCTACCTCATGGTGCTCCTGTAGGTGGAGGCAACTGAATTTATACTGGAGTCAAAGATCAGCATCATTACAGAATATGTGGACACGGTGCATCAAACTTGTTTGCCAAACATGAAATCTCTTCTATCAGGGAGTAAGTTCTGCATCACAAAAACATTCCTGATAATTGATTCCATCTGACAATTTTCTCACAGACTATGGGAGCTATGGAATCATAGAATCGATAGGTAGGAGTAGGAAACAGCAAAAGTGTTCATGATACACTGATACCCTATAATCAAACCGGATCTTCTGGACCGCTTTTGACGGATGGAACTTGGAAGGCATCAAAAATGCCCCCGAATACTGGTAAAGCATGCTATATTTTGCATGACAGGTTCATTGGGAATATTCTTACTAGTAAACATATGCCAACAAAAGATGGCATGCATTCCAACATTAGAATCTTTAATGATGCACTACTCTCGTGATGCCAACCAACATATGTATCTTTGTTTTCCTTGGTAGTTGTCCCTGGGCTATGATACCATGATAAGATATACAAGTTGTTACCTAGATATTTACAGTTCGAATCCTAGTTGTGATATATTTGTAggatttttttctccaaatggaagggggggggggggggccgcaACCAAAGGATGCTGAACTTCTGGGCTGGCCGCCACGTGCGCTTCCTGGTTTATTCTAGTGATCGATGGGAAACTTTCGTGGGGTCAGACCAATCACctcagggatagtcaatgaggctaactgggattatcattttttttgttttccctGATAGCGTCGAAGTGACTTATTCCAAGTGGTAAGTATGGAGATATGTGTTGTCTGGGGTTTCGGGTTCGAGTCCCCTTAGCAACAAACAAATCTCCCCTTTGAAGACTAAGGTGTTGTCTCAGCAGTGAGATCTCTTATCAAAACAGTGGTACCTGTCACAGGGGTAATTTTTGACCTTCAAACATTTTCTACGAGGCAGTCAAGTCTCGCACTTGACTCTCAGCCTTCCAACGATTGCACTACAAAGGC
This window of the Zingiber officinale cultivar Zhangliang chromosome 3B, Zo_v1.1, whole genome shotgun sequence genome carries:
- the LOC121967719 gene encoding cyclin-D1-1-like → MPLALPDHPNATCCDLLCSEDATELAEHTLCEGGGDSAAAAAAWPPAEFPDYSDESVAGFIEGAADYSPGSGYSDRFRSNSLDLAARQEAVAWILKQNEWALQLLSVACLSLAAKMDEAFLPSLLDLQVEGAKFIFEPPAILRMELLVLTALNWRLRSVTPFTFIDFFVHKIDTTGKYAQYLVALATEITLATLKGS